Proteins from one Mycobacterium sp. EPa45 genomic window:
- the groL gene encoding chaperonin GroEL (60 kDa chaperone family; promotes refolding of misfolded polypeptides especially under stressful conditions; forms two stacked rings of heptamers to form a barrel-shaped 14mer; ends can be capped by GroES; misfolded proteins enter the barrel where they are refolded when GroES binds): MSKQIEFNETARRAMEVGVDKLADAVKVTLGPRGRHVVLAKSFGGPTVTNDGVTIAREIELEDPFENLGAQLVKSVATKTNDIAGDGTTTATVLAQAIIKNGLRNVAAGANPIALGVGIGRAADAVSEALLASAKQVSDKVAIGQVATVSSRDEEVGEMVGEAMTKVGADGVVSVEESSTMNTELEITDGVGFDKGFISAYFVTDFDSQEAVLEDALVLLHRDKISSLPDLLPLLEKVAQAGKPLLIVAEDVEGEALSTLVVNAIRKTLKAVAVKAPFFGDRRKAFLDDLAVVTGGQVVNPDIGLLLREVGLEVLGSARRVVVSKDDTVIVDGGGTAEAIADRVKQLKSEIEASDSDWDREKLQERLAKLAGGVAVIKVGAATETALKERKHRVEDAVSAAKAAVEEGIVAGGGSALVQANAALDALRATVSGDEALGVEVFASSLSAPLFWIATNAGFDGAVVVNKVSELPVGHGFNAATLTYGDLIADGVIDPVKVTRSAVLNAASVARMVLTTETAIVEKPVEVDEHAGHGHHHGHAH, translated from the coding sequence ATGAGCAAGCAGATTGAGTTCAACGAGACTGCGCGTCGAGCCATGGAGGTCGGCGTCGACAAGCTCGCCGACGCCGTGAAGGTGACGCTGGGTCCGCGCGGTCGCCATGTGGTGCTCGCCAAGTCGTTCGGCGGCCCGACGGTCACCAACGACGGTGTGACCATCGCGCGTGAGATCGAGCTGGAAGATCCGTTCGAGAACCTCGGTGCCCAGCTGGTGAAGTCGGTGGCCACCAAGACCAACGACATCGCCGGCGACGGCACCACCACGGCCACCGTTCTGGCGCAGGCCATCATCAAGAACGGCCTGCGCAACGTGGCCGCGGGTGCCAACCCGATCGCGCTGGGTGTAGGCATTGGCCGCGCGGCCGATGCCGTGTCCGAGGCGCTGCTGGCATCGGCCAAGCAGGTGTCGGACAAGGTCGCCATCGGCCAGGTCGCAACCGTCTCCTCGCGCGACGAGGAGGTCGGCGAGATGGTCGGCGAGGCGATGACCAAGGTCGGCGCCGATGGTGTGGTCAGTGTCGAGGAGTCCTCGACCATGAACACCGAGCTGGAGATCACCGACGGTGTCGGTTTCGACAAGGGCTTCATCTCGGCCTACTTCGTCACCGATTTCGATTCGCAGGAGGCCGTCCTCGAGGACGCGCTGGTGCTGCTGCACCGCGACAAGATCAGCTCGCTGCCTGACCTGCTGCCGTTGCTGGAGAAGGTTGCGCAGGCCGGTAAGCCGTTGCTGATCGTGGCCGAGGACGTCGAGGGTGAGGCGCTGTCGACGCTGGTCGTCAATGCAATTCGCAAGACCCTCAAGGCTGTTGCGGTCAAGGCGCCGTTCTTCGGTGATCGCCGCAAGGCGTTTCTCGACGACCTGGCGGTCGTGACCGGTGGTCAGGTGGTCAACCCCGACATCGGCCTGCTGCTGCGTGAGGTCGGCCTCGAGGTGCTGGGCTCCGCGCGCCGCGTGGTGGTCAGCAAGGACGACACCGTGATCGTCGACGGTGGCGGCACCGCCGAGGCGATCGCCGATCGCGTCAAGCAGCTCAAGAGCGAGATCGAGGCGAGCGACTCCGACTGGGACCGCGAGAAGCTGCAGGAGCGGCTGGCCAAACTGGCCGGCGGTGTTGCGGTGATCAAGGTCGGTGCGGCCACCGAGACCGCGCTCAAGGAGCGCAAGCACCGGGTCGAGGACGCCGTTTCGGCAGCCAAGGCCGCGGTCGAGGAGGGCATCGTCGCCGGCGGCGGCAGTGCTCTGGTCCAGGCCAATGCGGCACTGGATGCGCTGCGCGCAACGGTGTCCGGTGACGAGGCGCTGGGCGTCGAGGTGTTCGCGTCGTCACTGTCGGCTCCGCTGTTCTGGATCGCCACCAACGCCGGTTTCGACGGCGCCGTCGTGGTCAACAAGGTGAGCGAATTGCCGGTCGGACACGGCTTCAACGCCGCGACGCTGACCTACGGCGATCTGATCGCCGACGGTGTGATCGACCCGGTGAAGGTGACCCGCTCCGCGGTGCTCAACGCCGCGTCGGTGGCACGCATGGTTCTCACCACCGAGACCGCTATCGTCGAGAAGCCGGTCGAGGTCGACGAGCATGCCGGCCATGGCCATCACCACGGCCACGCGCACTGA
- a CDS encoding alpha/beta hydrolase: MLEVIEKGATTSAHPFPLLFVHGACSAAGVWDDHFLDFFADSGYHAVAVSLRGHGASSLSQPLRSCSLEDYVDDVDTVAAGLSSSPVLIGHSMGCWVVLNYLARQSVSAAVLLAPGTPAGLRRWALRALRRHPWRVFITNTFGNPVDLFSTPALVREFLFSPNTPDSIVESCASRLEPESVRAARQTVNPLPVPDLVTTPLLVLGARDDASRVDGDASAVAKIYRADLELFPDMGHIMMLEPGWKAVAERIDDWLASQGK; encoded by the coding sequence TTGCTAGAAGTGATCGAGAAGGGTGCGACTACGAGCGCGCATCCATTCCCATTGCTTTTCGTCCACGGAGCTTGCAGCGCCGCAGGAGTGTGGGATGACCATTTCTTGGATTTCTTCGCCGATAGCGGCTACCACGCTGTCGCCGTGAGTCTTCGTGGCCACGGGGCCAGCAGTTTGTCCCAGCCGCTCAGATCATGCTCGCTCGAGGACTACGTCGACGACGTCGACACCGTAGCGGCGGGTTTGAGCTCGTCACCGGTACTCATCGGGCATTCAATGGGATGCTGGGTTGTACTGAACTACCTTGCAAGACAGAGTGTTTCAGCGGCAGTCCTGCTGGCCCCCGGCACGCCAGCGGGATTGCGTCGATGGGCACTGCGAGCTCTTCGCCGGCACCCGTGGCGGGTCTTCATTACCAACACATTCGGCAATCCGGTGGACCTCTTCAGCACACCGGCATTGGTCCGTGAGTTCCTGTTCAGCCCGAACACCCCCGACTCAATTGTCGAATCGTGTGCGAGCCGTTTGGAACCCGAAAGTGTGCGCGCCGCCCGGCAGACGGTCAATCCGCTGCCCGTTCCTGATCTCGTAACAACCCCACTGCTTGTTCTCGGTGCGAGAGATGACGCCTCGCGAGTCGACGGGGATGCCTCGGCGGTGGCGAAAATCTACCGAGCAGACCTGGAGCTATTCCCGGACATGGGACACATCATGATGCTCGAGCCCGGCTGGAAGGCTGTCGCCGAGCGCATCGATGACTGGCTGGCAAGTCAGGGTAAGTAA